A stretch of the Trichocoleus sp. FACHB-46 genome encodes the following:
- the mraY gene encoding phospho-N-acetylmuramoyl-pentapeptide-transferase: MDAKLFSDRSIKLTGTMLLLALWTGLSFAASALDWFANRPLWQGLSLTLPLWICGLVTAALGYWAVPLLRALKTGQFIREDGPQGHLKKAGTPTMGGIFFVPAAVAIALLWSGFNANVVAVSALTLGYGFIGWLDDWQVLRRKSNKGISPRMKLALQVMFGGLFCLWLMLTQGESITTVALPFGLALPLGLLFWPLAWFVLVSESNATNLTDGLDGLAGGTGAIALLGLGALVAPTHPELMLFCGCLSGGCLGFLMHNRNPARVFMGDTGSLALGGALAAIALITNTLWALLILGGLFLAETLSVIAQVSYFKATKGPDGVGKRLFKMAPLHHHLELSGWSENQIVSRFYLTGGCLVLVCLLLHLFV; the protein is encoded by the coding sequence GTGGACGCAAAACTATTTTCTGACCGATCCATCAAGCTGACTGGGACGATGCTGCTGCTAGCGCTGTGGACAGGACTAAGCTTTGCCGCCTCAGCGCTAGATTGGTTTGCCAACCGCCCCCTCTGGCAAGGGCTTTCGTTGACTTTGCCATTGTGGATTTGTGGCCTAGTAACCGCCGCATTAGGTTACTGGGCTGTACCCTTGCTCCGGGCGCTGAAAACCGGGCAATTTATTCGGGAAGACGGACCCCAAGGCCACTTAAAGAAAGCAGGCACCCCAACGATGGGTGGCATTTTCTTTGTGCCTGCGGCGGTAGCGATCGCGCTGCTCTGGTCTGGATTTAATGCCAATGTAGTAGCAGTCTCAGCCCTGACACTCGGCTACGGTTTCATCGGTTGGCTAGACGACTGGCAAGTATTACGCCGCAAGTCCAATAAAGGCATCTCGCCCCGAATGAAGCTCGCCCTGCAAGTCATGTTTGGCGGGCTATTCTGTCTTTGGCTGATGCTGACTCAAGGCGAAAGCATTACCACGGTGGCTCTCCCCTTTGGACTGGCACTGCCTTTAGGATTGCTGTTTTGGCCCTTGGCTTGGTTTGTGTTGGTGTCGGAGAGTAATGCCACCAACCTCACCGATGGTCTTGATGGCCTGGCAGGCGGCACCGGAGCGATCGCTCTCTTAGGGTTAGGTGCTTTGGTTGCACCGACTCATCCTGAATTAATGCTGTTTTGTGGTTGCCTCAGTGGTGGCTGTCTGGGCTTCTTAATGCATAACCGGAACCCCGCTCGCGTCTTCATGGGAGACACGGGTTCCTTGGCCTTAGGGGGAGCCTTAGCTGCGATCGCTCTAATCACCAATACTCTGTGGGCATTGCTAATTCTCGGGGGCCTCTTCCTAGCGGAAACCCTATCAGTAATCGCGCAAGTCAGCTATTTCAAGGCGACTAAAGGCCCTGACGGAGTCGGCAAGCGCCTATTCAAAATGGCCCCTCTCCATCACCATCTAGAGCTCTCCGGTTGGTCAGAAAACCAAATTGTGTCACGGTTTTACCTAACAGGGGGATGTTTGGTTCTAGTGTGTCTACTGCTTCACCTCTTTGTTTAA
- a CDS encoding STAS domain-containing protein has translation MMQYAPSRPQFEVFQVSGHLNGINATDLQNQLKHKVASTPAQDILVDMAQVDSLDSSGLMVLVGALSFAQRLGRQLVLCSISPSVRIIFELTQLDKVFPIFDNQAAFETTLI, from the coding sequence ATGATGCAATACGCACCTTCCCGCCCCCAATTTGAAGTTTTTCAAGTTTCTGGTCATCTCAATGGAATCAATGCCACTGATTTGCAGAACCAGTTGAAGCATAAAGTTGCTTCGACCCCCGCACAGGACATATTAGTGGACATGGCTCAAGTAGATTCTCTAGATAGTTCTGGACTAATGGTGTTGGTTGGAGCGCTTAGCTTTGCCCAGCGTTTGGGCCGTCAGCTAGTTCTATGCTCAATTTCACCTTCGGTCCGCATCATTTTTGAGCTGACTCAGCTCGACAAAGTTTTTCCAATTTTTGATAATCAAGCTGCCTTTGAAACGACTTTGATCTAA
- a CDS encoding carboxylesterase: protein MNPALQTSTTPTAEQLAQTKQAIAAYIATIDANPDRRSGAYPYYLFHEPGQTVHGTILMFHGFSAKPHQMWRLADYLFRNGFNVYQATLAGHAFALPNKYWPQVDLKPELAEPLRRKVQQDPVLQNYFANLSANPSDRRPSATQRIALLARLLAIEPRLLDIMQAITRPDDPDFERYFISSHLDYLSEAKARLAELDALPGPVYTVGLSVGGAVALGLAATRPDRIDRVVAYAPLLKVDGEEHRQYVNMAGPLDIKELGWDPNLQFPVGALTAADRFGSSFVLNSKQTRTLQNIPTFLVLTENEDAADVETNQTFFQEIGGNHQGHYSYLYPAQDLVPHPMVDPTEVSQNMSNRFWQSLYQETFRFLTQGKVNLDNMSNLEQASDLPLVPAVQ, encoded by the coding sequence ATGAATCCCGCTTTACAGACCAGTACCACCCCCACTGCTGAACAACTAGCCCAAACGAAGCAAGCGATCGCCGCTTACATTGCCACTATTGATGCCAACCCAGATCGTCGTTCAGGTGCCTACCCCTACTACCTCTTTCATGAACCTGGGCAAACTGTTCATGGCACTATCCTGATGTTTCATGGTTTCAGTGCAAAACCCCATCAAATGTGGCGCTTGGCTGATTACTTATTCCGGAATGGGTTCAATGTTTATCAAGCAACCCTAGCGGGTCACGCCTTTGCACTGCCCAACAAATATTGGCCCCAAGTTGATCTCAAGCCTGAGCTTGCCGAGCCTTTACGCCGGAAAGTTCAGCAAGACCCCGTTTTACAAAACTATTTTGCTAATCTATCGGCTAACCCCAGCGATCGCCGCCCCAGTGCAACCCAACGTATCGCTTTACTAGCAAGGCTGCTAGCCATTGAGCCTCGCCTGCTAGATATTATGCAAGCTATTACTCGGCCAGATGATCCTGACTTTGAGCGCTACTTTATCTCCTCTCACCTCGATTACCTGAGCGAAGCAAAAGCTCGATTGGCTGAATTGGATGCGCTCCCAGGCCCAGTTTATACGGTGGGTTTGTCAGTTGGGGGTGCTGTCGCTCTAGGTCTTGCTGCGACTCGTCCCGATCGCATCGATCGCGTTGTGGCTTATGCTCCTCTCCTCAAAGTTGATGGAGAAGAACATCGGCAGTATGTGAATATGGCAGGTCCGCTGGATATCAAAGAACTAGGTTGGGACCCTAATCTGCAATTCCCTGTGGGAGCGCTAACGGCAGCCGATCGCTTTGGCAGCTCCTTTGTCCTGAACTCCAAGCAAACTCGTACCTTACAAAATATCCCCACCTTCTTAGTGCTGACTGAGAACGAGGATGCGGCTGATGTGGAGACGAACCAAACTTTCTTTCAGGAAATCGGTGGTAATCACCAAGGGCATTACTCTTACCTATACCCAGCTCAAGACTTAGTGCCTCACCCAATGGTGGACCCTACTGAGGTAAGCCAGAATATGAGTAATCGTTTCTGGCAAAGTCTTTACCAGGAGACATTCCGTTTCCTGACGCAGGGTAAGGTGAACTTAGATAATATGAGTAATCTAGAACAAGCGTCTGATCTGCCTCTCGTACCCGCTGTTCAATAG
- a CDS encoding HAD family hydrolase, with product MTGVVPASLHLYELYRSQTGLSVPSSSGLTVFCDFDGPIIDVSERYYSTYQLGLADTQATYQAQGTTLPIQLLSKEQFWQMKQDRVPDVEIAMRSGLVQQSQIDVFLQRVGQIVNQPTLLQKDRLQPGVRWALKLLHTKGIRLVLVTLRCQQQATQILQEYGLADLFSGIYGADNDQAAYQNYADYKTQLLVKAALEQGLRGDLAQSSWMIGDTEADILAGQALKIPTIALTCGIRSRRYVERLQPTCILSDLVSAVQHVVTCYHLVQA from the coding sequence ATGACAGGTGTTGTACCCGCAAGTTTGCATCTCTACGAGTTATATCGGAGTCAAACAGGGCTTTCCGTTCCATCTTCATCAGGGCTGACAGTATTTTGCGACTTTGATGGTCCCATTATTGATGTTTCAGAGCGCTACTACAGTACCTATCAACTAGGACTCGCCGACACTCAAGCGACTTACCAAGCTCAAGGAACTACCTTACCCATTCAGCTACTCAGTAAAGAACAGTTCTGGCAGATGAAACAAGATCGCGTGCCAGATGTAGAGATCGCAATGCGCTCTGGACTCGTTCAGCAATCACAAATTGATGTGTTTTTACAGCGAGTTGGCCAAATCGTAAATCAGCCGACCCTGCTTCAAAAGGATCGGCTGCAGCCGGGAGTGCGCTGGGCACTCAAATTACTGCATACAAAAGGTATTAGGCTGGTTTTAGTGACGCTACGATGCCAACAGCAAGCGACTCAGATCTTGCAAGAATATGGTTTGGCAGATTTGTTTAGCGGTATTTATGGCGCTGATAACGACCAAGCGGCTTACCAAAACTACGCTGACTACAAAACTCAGTTGTTAGTTAAAGCTGCGCTGGAGCAAGGGTTGCGCGGTGACTTGGCTCAGTCATCCTGGATGATTGGAGATACCGAGGCCGATATTTTGGCTGGACAAGCGTTAAAGATTCCCACGATCGCCTTGACTTGTGGGATTCGCAGCAGACGTTATGTAGAGCGATTGCAACCCACCTGTATCCTCAGCGATCTCGTATCTGCAGTGCAGCATGTCGTAACTTGCTACCATCTAGTCCAAGCCTGA
- the mreD gene encoding rod shape-determining protein MreD: MRNDSFKNLLKGSAYHRSLLNWTVTVVSVLLCLLALPLRFPGLELAGIGPNWLLIWVVAWSVKRTVFQGAIAGLVLGLLQDGMTAPHPTHVLSLIVVGVLTARLQKQRYIEEDFISVALIVFGMAVLAETVIAIQFSLQKFDGASVQAMRTLAEIWTYHQRTALSSAILSSLWAPVVYFPLNRWWEHMGLLEQP; this comes from the coding sequence ATGAGGAATGATTCCTTCAAAAACCTGCTGAAAGGTTCTGCTTATCATCGCTCGCTTTTAAATTGGACTGTAACAGTCGTCTCTGTGCTTTTATGCCTACTGGCTCTGCCTCTACGCTTTCCAGGTCTGGAACTAGCAGGCATTGGTCCTAATTGGCTGCTAATCTGGGTCGTGGCTTGGAGCGTTAAGCGGACTGTGTTTCAAGGAGCGATCGCTGGATTAGTCTTAGGGCTCCTGCAAGATGGTATGACGGCTCCTCATCCCACTCATGTTTTAAGTTTGATAGTAGTGGGTGTGTTAACGGCTCGTCTACAGAAGCAGCGATACATCGAAGAAGACTTTATCTCTGTGGCACTGATTGTTTTTGGTATGGCTGTCTTAGCAGAAACTGTGATTGCCATTCAATTTAGTCTGCAAAAGTTTGATGGCGCATCGGTTCAAGCCATGCGGACACTGGCCGAAATCTGGACATACCACCAGCGCACTGCTTTGAGTTCAGCAATTTTGAGTAGTCTTTGGGCTCCCGTCGTTTACTTCCCTCTCAACCGCTGGTGGGAGCATATGGGTCTGCTAGAACAACCTTAA
- the mreC gene encoding rod shape-determining protein MreC: MYTLRRWWDRYGVRMLLVGLTLSTAWVVRETQGAAILEVYQGLTRPFQGAPNPEEQIANARVLELQQRLVELESQNQKLQDLLGYASATPQKGIAAPVIGRSADHWWQQVTLGRGSKDGLQVGHVVAGPGGLVGRIVSSTPHTSRVLLISDPTSRVGVVVSRSRYTGFMRGQAGNRAVMEFFDKVPDVRRGDVISTSTFSQLFPSGMPVGRVESVNLNKSPAPEAVIELSAPISYLEWVIVYPTQAELQNSTPATPKSNIP, from the coding sequence ATGTATACACTGCGTCGCTGGTGGGATCGATATGGCGTAAGAATGTTGCTGGTGGGTCTTACCCTCAGTACAGCTTGGGTAGTGCGAGAAACCCAGGGAGCGGCAATTCTAGAAGTTTATCAAGGTCTGACTCGCCCTTTCCAAGGCGCTCCGAACCCCGAAGAGCAAATTGCCAACGCGCGGGTTCTAGAACTCCAGCAGCGCTTAGTGGAGCTAGAAAGCCAAAATCAAAAGCTTCAAGATTTACTCGGTTATGCCTCTGCTACACCTCAAAAGGGAATTGCTGCTCCGGTAATTGGGCGTAGCGCCGACCATTGGTGGCAACAAGTTACCTTGGGTCGGGGTAGCAAAGATGGCCTACAGGTAGGTCATGTGGTCGCTGGGCCTGGAGGCTTGGTCGGGCGGATTGTCAGCAGCACTCCTCATACTAGTCGCGTTCTGCTCATTAGTGATCCCACTAGCCGAGTCGGCGTGGTTGTAAGTCGCAGCCGCTACACGGGTTTCATGCGAGGCCAAGCAGGTAACCGAGCAGTGATGGAATTCTTTGATAAAGTTCCAGATGTGCGGCGTGGCGATGTGATTTCTACTTCCACATTCAGTCAGCTTTTTCCATCCGGTATGCCAGTGGGGCGAGTTGAGTCAGTCAACCTGAATAAAAGCCCTGCGCCTGAAGCAGTGATTGAGCTATCTGCCCCTATCAGTTACTTGGAATGGGTAATCGTTTATCCTACCCAAGCCGAACTTCAAAATTCTACGCCCGCAACTCCAAAGTCGAATATCCCATGA
- a CDS encoding rod shape-determining protein, which produces MGIDLGTANTLVYVSGKGIVLQEPSVVAIDQDDRIPLAVGEDAKKMLGRTPGNVVALRPLRDGVIADFDTAELMLKHFIRRVHEGRTLVSPRIVIGIPSGVTGVERRAVMEAASQAGAREVYLIDEPVAAAIGAGLPVAEPTGNMIIDIGGGTTEVAVLSLQGTVLSESVRVAGDELSESITQYMKKVHNLVIGERTAEEIKIRIGSAYPTNEVDEAMMEVRGLHLLSGLPRTVTIKGPEIRESMSEPLLVIVEAVKRTLERTPPELAADIIDRGIMLAGGGALLKGIDTLISHETGIVVHVAADPLSCVVLGTGRVLENFKQLERVFSGRSRHM; this is translated from the coding sequence ATGGGTATCGACCTCGGTACCGCGAACACACTAGTTTATGTATCAGGTAAAGGCATCGTTCTCCAAGAACCTTCGGTGGTGGCGATTGACCAAGATGACCGGATTCCTTTGGCGGTCGGAGAAGATGCCAAAAAAATGCTGGGACGGACCCCTGGGAATGTAGTTGCTCTGCGTCCCCTGCGGGATGGTGTGATTGCCGACTTCGACACCGCAGAACTGATGTTGAAGCATTTTATTCGGCGGGTGCATGAAGGCCGCACGCTGGTTTCACCCCGGATCGTCATTGGCATTCCTAGTGGGGTTACAGGGGTAGAACGTCGGGCGGTCATGGAAGCAGCTTCTCAAGCGGGTGCCCGTGAAGTTTACCTGATTGATGAGCCAGTTGCCGCCGCGATCGGAGCGGGACTGCCTGTGGCAGAACCTACCGGTAACATGATTATCGATATTGGTGGCGGCACCACTGAAGTCGCAGTTTTAAGCTTACAAGGAACAGTTCTGAGTGAATCTGTTCGAGTCGCGGGTGATGAGCTGAGTGAATCAATCACTCAGTACATGAAGAAAGTTCATAACTTGGTAATTGGGGAACGCACAGCGGAGGAAATTAAGATCCGCATCGGTTCCGCTTACCCCACCAACGAAGTTGATGAAGCCATGATGGAAGTTCGGGGTCTGCATTTACTCTCTGGATTGCCTCGCACCGTTACGATCAAGGGGCCAGAAATTCGCGAAAGTATGTCTGAGCCTCTATTAGTGATTGTTGAGGCTGTTAAGCGTACCTTAGAGCGCACTCCCCCTGAACTGGCAGCGGATATTATTGACCGCGGGATCATGTTGGCTGGAGGAGGTGCCCTATTAAAAGGCATTGATACCCTGATTAGTCACGAAACTGGCATTGTAGTTCACGTTGCTGCCGATCCCCTGAGCTGTGTTGTATTAGGCACAGGTCGGGTGTTAGAGAACTTCAAGCAGCTAGAACGAGTATTCAGCGGTCGCTCTCGCCATATGTAA
- a CDS encoding single-stranded DNA-binding protein, with protein MSLNVVTLVGRVGGDPDVKFFESGSVVCNLTLAVDRRTRNNDQPDWFNLELWGKTAQVAADYVRKGSLIGVSGALKFESWQDRNTGATRSKPVIRVDRLELLGSKRDNDAGSMNNYGGDDEF; from the coding sequence ATGAGTCTTAACGTTGTCACTTTGGTCGGTCGGGTAGGCGGAGATCCAGATGTCAAATTTTTTGAATCGGGTAGCGTAGTTTGTAATTTGACCCTAGCAGTGGACCGACGGACCCGTAATAATGACCAGCCAGACTGGTTCAATTTGGAGTTGTGGGGCAAAACAGCACAAGTAGCGGCTGACTATGTGCGTAAAGGCAGCTTGATCGGCGTGAGCGGGGCGCTCAAGTTTGAGTCTTGGCAAGATCGCAATACAGGTGCAACACGTTCTAAGCCTGTAATTCGCGTCGATCGCCTAGAACTGCTAGGTTCCAAGCGAGACAATGACGCTGGTTCTATGAACAATTACGGCGGCGATGACGAGTTTTAG
- a CDS encoding SIMPL domain-containing protein, with translation MYQAQMSHRPSRSWPSRSWQRWTALPIALGILSLTFANPVLAQERAAERMLRTLTVTGRGIETIPTTLTQVELGVEVQGKTAEAVQQEAAKRSSAVVALLKARNVEKLQTTGITLNPNYSYENNTQRLVGYIATNTVSFRVDTQRAGTIIDDAVKAGATRVNGVSFVAPDPAIAAAQKQALREATQDAQQQANAVLEALNFTAQEIVSIQVNGASTPPPRPVMAFSKLQRAEMADTPVVGGEQEIDASVTLEIRY, from the coding sequence ATGTACCAAGCCCAGATGTCCCATCGCCCATCGCGCTCTTGGCCATCCCGTTCCTGGCAGCGCTGGACAGCCTTACCAATCGCCCTAGGAATACTGAGCCTCACTTTTGCCAATCCTGTTCTCGCTCAAGAGAGAGCCGCAGAGAGAATGCTAAGAACCCTTACCGTCACTGGCCGTGGCATCGAAACAATTCCTACCACCTTGACTCAAGTTGAGCTAGGCGTAGAAGTGCAAGGCAAAACCGCAGAAGCTGTGCAGCAGGAAGCCGCCAAGCGCTCTTCGGCAGTCGTGGCATTGCTCAAGGCACGCAATGTGGAGAAACTGCAAACTACAGGCATCACCCTCAACCCCAACTACAGTTACGAGAACAACACGCAACGCTTAGTCGGCTACATTGCTACCAATACCGTCAGCTTTCGGGTTGATACACAACGAGCAGGCACCATTATTGATGACGCAGTCAAAGCAGGAGCGACGCGAGTCAACGGTGTGAGTTTTGTGGCTCCAGACCCCGCGATCGCCGCTGCCCAAAAACAAGCGCTACGCGAAGCCACCCAGGATGCCCAACAGCAAGCCAACGCTGTTTTGGAAGCGCTCAACTTCACGGCCCAGGAAATCGTCAGTATCCAGGTCAACGGAGCCAGCACTCCCCCCCCTCGCCCCGTCATGGCCTTCTCTAAATTGCAGCGAGCTGAAATGGCTGATACGCCTGTAGTGGGTGGCGAGCAAGAAATTGATGCCAGCGTCACCCTAGAGATTCGGTATTAA
- a CDS encoding EVE domain-containing protein, producing MAYWLLKSEPPVYSYADLERDGRTIWDGVNNNLALKHIRTMQPGDLALIYHTGDERSAAGIAEVVSEPYADPALADPKRAVVDVKAVRSLPQPVTLAQIKQDSSFEGFDLLRISRLSVVPVSPEHWQRILQLAGESS from the coding sequence ATGGCTTATTGGTTGTTGAAGAGTGAACCCCCAGTTTATAGCTATGCAGACTTGGAGCGAGATGGCCGCACGATTTGGGATGGGGTGAACAATAATCTAGCGTTGAAGCACATCCGCACCATGCAGCCGGGAGACTTAGCGCTGATTTACCACACAGGCGACGAGCGCAGCGCAGCGGGCATTGCTGAGGTGGTGAGTGAGCCTTATGCAGACCCCGCCTTAGCTGACCCGAAACGAGCCGTGGTGGATGTGAAAGCCGTGCGATCGCTGCCGCAACCTGTGACTTTGGCGCAAATTAAGCAAGACAGCAGCTTTGAAGGCTTTGATCTATTGCGGATTAGTCGGCTTTCAGTGGTGCCCGTTTCGCCTGAACATTGGCAACGAATTCTGCAACTGGCAGGGGAGTCCTCCTAG
- a CDS encoding PD-(D/E)XK nuclease family protein, with protein sequence MAYHLSAAKLQTYHRCAQSYYFRYERGIKTAAFFGSASLGTALHEALAQIYRDWHYQDPIPGLDWVEYCWSQHTQGLSPTQVTDGQVMLQRYHERFMASQTAIARPVAVEGKIQGSLQVENLEFTLAGRYDRLDYLADGLELIDYKSNKDTKLLDPAEMNLQIGLYYLALEQTYPQTLRRLSLIYLRTGENISFEVTPEHKQRVESAIGDLALRLRTDAAWEPTTGGHCDRCTYARYCPGVQAEPELLPMDAKPRPELQLALSLALDSAS encoded by the coding sequence ATGGCTTACCACCTTTCTGCTGCGAAGCTGCAAACCTACCATCGCTGTGCCCAGTCCTACTATTTCCGCTACGAACGAGGGATTAAAACGGCTGCTTTTTTTGGGTCTGCGTCTCTCGGTACAGCGCTACACGAGGCTTTAGCGCAGATCTACCGCGATTGGCACTATCAAGACCCGATTCCCGGACTCGATTGGGTGGAATACTGCTGGAGCCAGCACACTCAAGGACTCAGCCCTACTCAGGTGACAGATGGGCAGGTGATGTTGCAGCGCTATCACGAGCGCTTTATGGCTAGCCAAACTGCGATCGCGCGTCCAGTAGCTGTGGAAGGCAAAATTCAAGGATCGCTCCAAGTCGAAAATCTAGAATTTACTTTGGCAGGACGCTACGATCGCCTCGATTATTTAGCGGATGGATTGGAACTGATCGACTACAAATCCAACAAAGACACTAAGCTGTTAGACCCAGCAGAGATGAATCTGCAAATTGGGCTGTACTACTTGGCTTTAGAGCAAACTTATCCGCAAACCCTACGCCGCTTGAGCTTAATTTATCTCCGCACAGGCGAGAACATTAGCTTTGAAGTGACTCCAGAACATAAGCAACGAGTAGAATCTGCCATTGGTGATTTAGCGCTACGCTTGCGAACAGATGCAGCCTGGGAACCTACAACTGGCGGGCACTGCGATCGCTGCACCTATGCTCGCTATTGCCCAGGGGTGCAAGCGGAACCAGAACTATTGCCGATGGATGCCAAACCCCGACCAGAACTACAGTTGGCCCTGAGCTTAGCACTGGATTCGGCAAGCTAA
- a CDS encoding SRPBCC family protein: MVKDKLPIAFCSMPALSTNRVLANARTRWVSVRTKTLLRFGGLTTALLLTVTSPLAARAELFNSPLERLPVAERVALRSGKVVVTGDRGRYVAKVLVKASPDVVWSVLTDYTNLSKFLPNVVSSRLIEAQGNRKVVEQVDVRQVFLVSRRSRFRTENIETAKKRIDFRLLEGDMKTLQGYWQIDPVATYPGAPVTQVLLTQDITAEPGTGTPKGLFYNLFRNGLNESLTAISQEIGRRTLQATAHHAQPQTSPTSSF, from the coding sequence ATGGTCAAAGACAAATTGCCAATTGCCTTCTGCTCTATGCCTGCCCTCTCTACAAATCGTGTTTTAGCGAATGCTCGTACTCGGTGGGTATCTGTACGAACTAAAACTTTGCTGCGGTTCGGCGGGCTGACAACGGCCCTGTTGCTGACTGTTACATCTCCCTTAGCAGCTAGGGCCGAGCTATTTAATAGTCCCCTGGAGCGGCTGCCCGTGGCAGAACGAGTGGCGTTACGCAGCGGCAAGGTAGTAGTAACAGGCGATCGCGGTCGCTATGTGGCTAAAGTTCTGGTCAAAGCCTCTCCAGATGTAGTTTGGTCAGTGTTGACCGACTATACCAATTTGTCCAAATTTCTTCCCAACGTGGTTTCTAGTCGTCTGATCGAGGCGCAGGGCAACCGCAAAGTGGTGGAGCAAGTGGATGTGCGTCAAGTGTTTCTGGTCAGTAGGCGATCGCGCTTCCGCACTGAGAATATTGAGACCGCAAAAAAACGAATTGATTTTCGGTTGCTCGAAGGAGATATGAAAACGCTCCAAGGATATTGGCAAATTGATCCCGTTGCTACCTATCCAGGGGCTCCTGTCACTCAAGTTTTGCTGACGCAAGACATTACGGCTGAACCTGGTACAGGCACCCCGAAGGGACTGTTCTACAACTTGTTTCGGAATGGCTTGAATGAATCTTTAACCGCGATTAGCCAAGAAATCGGTCGGCGAACCTTGCAGGCAACAGCCCACCATGCTCAACCGCAAACCTCCCCCACCAGTTCCTTCTGA